A genomic stretch from Aedes albopictus strain Foshan chromosome 2, AalbF5, whole genome shotgun sequence includes:
- the LOC109415856 gene encoding gastrulation defective protein 1 homolog yields MNKGKITFGKIQLKTSPAAENAAPATASGGFGSFSRVEPPPEPGPSGSGSKQHSDVDKIASDLENSRMQEVMGIAGFGRKAKQFDINEMIQKAKQNAPKAEEDPNAIRVEEPGDGGGGGSSDGESDEEVIGPMPTTAAGSGEGKVKRRERRDSEDSDEDDDDDDDFDEDAPINKIPNSHEVEMRHGSKAVISLAADPSGVRLATGSVDYNLNFWDFSGMDKSMKSFRSLQPCENHPIRDLHYSTTGDMILVVSGSSQAKVLDRDGFEKMECVKGDQYITDMTRTKGHVAGLTGGCWNFVKKDEFLTSAMDSTLRTWVFAKSKEQKNVIKTRAQGGLKTVPTACTYNRDGTLIAAGCSDGSIQTWDTRKMFVNTTHCVRDAHAKGSDISSILFSYAGQILATRSTDETLKLWDLRAFKKPLHEFGNLFSRYDTTDCCFSPDDTMVLTGESLPKGQKQANLYFFDTKTFETVATIPITDSHVIRAHWHPKLNQVFVGCGNGIIRGLYDEKRSMRGAKLCVVRTYRKKKDMEMIGTSQVITPHALPMFRQEKSRSHRKKLEKDRMDPVKSRRPDLPITSGQGGRVASSGGTLSSYVIRNLGLSKRVEDDQDPREAILKYAKEAAENPYWISPAYNKTQPKPIFNTEDEPDSKKPKTE; encoded by the exons ATGAATAAaggaaaaataacttttggtaaaATACAGCTGAAAACATCACCTGCAGCTGAAAATGCAGCTCCTGCAACAG CATCCGGTGGCTTTGGATCGTTCAGCCGTGTGGAACCACCTCCCGAGCCGGGACCGTCCGGATCCGGCTCGAAACAGCACTCGGACGTGGACAAAATAGCATCCGATCTGGAAAACAGCCGAATGCAGGAAGTAATGGGAATTGCCGGATTCGGTCGGAAGGCCAAGCAGTTCGACATCAACGAGATGATCCAGAAGGCTAAACAGAACGCTCCGAAGGCCGAAGAAGATCCGAATGCGATCCGGGTTGAGGAACCCGGGGATGGTGGTGGAGGTGGGTCATCGGATGGGGAGAGCGATGAGGAGGTGATCGGGCCCATGCCAACGACTGCCGCGGGTTCCGGTGAGGGGAAAGTCAAAAGGAGGGAACGCCGGGACAGTGAAGATAGCGACgaggatgatgacgatgacgatgatttcgATGAAGACGCCCCGATCAATAAGATTCCAAATTCGCACGAGGTAGAAATGCGACATGGATCCAAAGCGGTCATTTCGCTGGCGGCCGATCCGTCCGGGGTCCGGTTGGCAACCGGTTCGGTGGATTACAATTTAAACTTTTGGGACTTTTCCGGAATGGATAAATCGATGAAGAGCTTCCGGAGTTTGCAACCTTGCGAAAATCACCCGATTCGGGATTTGCACTATTCCACTACCGGAGATATGATTTTGGTAGTTTCCGGAAGTTCCCAGGCGAAGGTACTGGATCGAGATGGCTTCGAGAAGATGGAGTGCGTTAAAG gtGACCAGTACATAACGGATATGACCAGGACAAAGGGTCATGTGGCCGGACTGACAGGGGGCTGCTGGAACTTTGTTAAAaaggatgaatttttgacaaGCGCGATGGATTCCACTCTGAGGACATGGGTATTTGCCAAGTCCAAGGAACAGAAGAATGTCATCAAAACTCGAGCCCAAGGAGGATTGAAGACGGTTCCAACAGCTTGTACGTACAATCGAGATGGGACCCTAATTGCGGCTGGATGTAGCGACGGGTCGATTCAAACCTGGGACACGCGGAAGATGTTCGTCAATACGACCCACTGCGTGAGGGACGCTCATGCCAAAGGAAGCGACATTTCATCAATCCTCTTCTCGTACGCAGGACAGATTCTAGCCACCAGGTCAACCGATGAAACCCTGAAGTTATGGGATTTGAGAGCATTTAAAAAGCCGCTTCACGAGTTTGGCAACCTTTTCTCACGGTACGACACAACCGATTGCTGTTTCAGTCCGGATGACACCATGGTTCTGACGGGAGAATCCCTGCCCAAAGGACAGAAGCAGGCGAATTTGTACTTCTTCGATACCAAAACGTTCGAAACCGTAGCAACCATTCCGATTACGGATTCACACGTGATCCGTGCTCATTGGCATCCGAAGTTGAATCAGGTCTTCGTGGGATGCGGAAACGGAATCATTCGGGGCCTGTACGACGAGAAGCGCAGTATGAGAGGAGCCAAGCTGTGCGTCGTCCGAACCTATCGTAAGAAAAAGGACATGGAGATGATCGGAACCAGTCAGGTCATAACTCCGCACGCACTGCCGATGTTCCGGCAGGAAAAGTCACGCTCCCACCGAAAGAAGCTGGAAAAAGATCGCATGGATCCGGTTAAATCCAGACGACCGGATTTGCCCATCACCAGCGGCCAGGGAGGACGAGTGGCCAGCTCGGGAGGCACACTGTCATCCTACGTCATACGGAATTTGGGACTTAGCAAGCGAGTGGAAGACGACCAGGACCCTCGCGAGGCCATCCTGAAGTATGCCAAGGAAGCGGCCGAAAATCCCTACTGGATCTCTCCGGCCTACAACAAGACCCAACCGAAACCCATTTTCAACACGGAGGACGAACCGGACAGCAAGAAACCGAAAACGGAATAA
- the LOC109402269 gene encoding NTF2-related export protein: MTTAIDPDLRTKIDTACRTAEEFTKLYYESVDKKRHQMARLYMDNGLLVWNGNGANGKDNIQKYFQELPRSEHIMNTLDAQPIIDDAVSSQLTFIIQVSGTVKFQDNPTKPFQQTFMITAQGDKWKIASDCFRLQDAIF, translated from the exons ATGACAACCGCAATTGATCCC GATCTGCGCACCAAAATCGACACCGCTTGCCGGACGGCCGAGGAATTCACCAAGCTGTATTACGAAAGCGTAGACAAGAAACGCCACCAGATGGCTCGACTCTACATGGATAACGGGCTGCTGGTGTGGAATGGTAACGGCGCCAACGGCAAGGACAACATCCAGAAGTACTTCCAGGAACTGCCCCGCTCGGAGCACATCATGAACACCCTGGACGCGCAGCCTATCATCGACGACGCTGTGTCCTCGCAGCTTACATTCATCATTCAGGTGTCCGGAACGGTTAAGTTCCAGGACAATCCCACCAAACCGTTCCAGCAGACGTTCATGATCACGGCGCAAGGCGACAAGTGGAAGATTGCGAGCGATTGCTTCCGGTTGCAGGATGCTATCTTTTAA